One genomic window of Actinoplanes lobatus includes the following:
- a CDS encoding MFS transporter: MTVVTGHVRTFYQLLFNTLLVSVINFTVWFAVTFWVYLETRSVFATGVISGIFLVLTASTGIWFGSLVDGHRKKTVLQGSALASLVLYGAAFAVHLSVPEQAWTDPADARLWAFVLLLMFGVIAGNIRTIALPTLVTLLIDADRRDRANGLVGTVSGTSFLVTSVISGVLVAFDGMFSVLVLALAVLALSLVHLTFVRIPEREPEHSGAARPGVDLRGTIRIIAGVPGLTALILFSTFNNFLGGVFMALADAYGLSLVSVQTWGLLWGVISTGFILGGLLVSRTGLGSSPVRLLLLLNVALWAIIVVFPIWASIIPMAVGMYVYMLLMPYAEATEQTILQRVVPYERQGRVFGLAQSAEQAASPLTAFLISPITQFVFIPFMSDGGAGADAIGSWFGTGPDRGMALVFILTGVIGVVATALALASRPYRALSRRVAEDAPATEPAAAPA; encoded by the coding sequence ATGACCGTCGTCACGGGGCACGTCCGGACCTTCTACCAGCTGCTCTTCAACACCCTGCTGGTGTCGGTCATCAACTTCACCGTCTGGTTCGCTGTCACCTTCTGGGTGTATCTGGAGACGAGGTCGGTCTTCGCGACCGGCGTCATCTCCGGCATCTTCCTGGTGCTGACCGCGTCCACCGGAATCTGGTTCGGCAGCCTGGTCGACGGTCACCGCAAGAAGACCGTGCTGCAGGGCTCGGCCCTGGCCTCCCTCGTGCTGTACGGCGCCGCCTTCGCGGTCCACCTGTCCGTGCCCGAGCAGGCGTGGACGGACCCGGCCGACGCGCGGCTCTGGGCGTTCGTGCTGCTGCTGATGTTCGGCGTGATCGCCGGCAACATCCGCACCATCGCGCTGCCCACCCTGGTCACGTTGCTGATCGACGCCGACCGGCGGGACCGCGCCAACGGCCTGGTCGGCACCGTCTCCGGCACCAGCTTCCTGGTCACCTCGGTGATCAGCGGCGTGCTGGTGGCCTTCGACGGCATGTTCTCGGTGCTGGTCCTGGCCCTGGCGGTGCTCGCGCTGTCGCTGGTCCACCTCACGTTCGTGCGCATCCCGGAACGGGAGCCGGAGCACAGCGGGGCCGCGCGGCCCGGCGTCGACCTGCGCGGCACGATCCGGATCATCGCCGGGGTGCCGGGTCTGACCGCGCTCATCCTGTTCAGCACGTTCAACAACTTCCTGGGCGGCGTGTTCATGGCCCTCGCCGACGCGTACGGGCTGTCGCTCGTGTCGGTGCAGACGTGGGGCCTGCTGTGGGGCGTGATCAGCACCGGCTTCATCCTCGGTGGGCTGCTCGTGTCGCGTACCGGTCTGGGGTCCAGCCCGGTCCGGCTCCTGCTGCTGCTCAACGTGGCCCTGTGGGCGATCATCGTGGTCTTCCCGATCTGGGCGTCGATCATCCCGATGGCCGTCGGCATGTACGTGTACATGCTGCTCATGCCATACGCGGAGGCCACCGAGCAGACCATCCTCCAGCGGGTCGTCCCTTACGAGCGGCAGGGCCGGGTCTTCGGCCTCGCCCAGAGCGCCGAACAGGCGGCGTCCCCGCTGACCGCCTTCCTGATCTCCCCGATCACCCAGTTCGTGTTCATCCCGTTCATGAGCGACGGCGGCGCCGGCGCGGACGCCATCGGCTCCTGGTTCGGCACCGGCCCCGACCGCGGCATGGCCCTGGTCTTCATCCTCACCGGTGTGATCGGCGTGGTCGCCACGGCGCTGGCCCTGGCCAGCCGCCCCTACCGGGCCCTGAGCCGCCGCGTCGCCGAGGACGCGCCGGCCACCGAACCGGCCGCGGCGCCCGCCTGA